From Triticum aestivum cultivar Chinese Spring chromosome 4A, IWGSC CS RefSeq v2.1, whole genome shotgun sequence, a single genomic window includes:
- the LOC123087839 gene encoding uncharacterized protein → MGTRSEELAARLAAGGPGGVGGPAGGGCGEGQHERVVALREIKNQTFGNQTKKLLYLRLGAVLAVVTARHQPCSSMSGRGGVLCLRRRRWRACRACCWSRGAPPRPPRQQVPSFFRDAAACQDSQWHRRSQRGHKLTRIVAASEDMGAAIASEYVSARRHHRFRGCESHLSLRECAYHLQCVQQVFL, encoded by the exons ATGGGGACGCGTTCGGAGGAGCTCGCTGCCAGGTTGGCGGCCGGGGGCCCCGGCGGCGTCGGCGGACCAGCAGGAGGAGGATGCGGGGAGGGGCAGCACGAGCGGGTGGTCGCGCTCCGCGAGATCAAGAACCAGACCTTCGGGAACCAGACCAAGAAGCTCCTCTACCTCCGCCTGGGTGCCGTGTTAGCGGTCGTCACGGCGCGTCACCAGCCATGCTCGTCCATGAGCGGCCGCGGCGGAGTACTTTGCTTGCGGCGTAGACGATGGCGCGCATGCCGTGCTTGCTGCTGGAGCCGTGGGGCACCTCCTCGCCCACCCCGACAACAAG TACCATCCTTCTTCCGCGATGCTGCTGCATGCCAGGATTCGCAGTGGCACCGCCGCAGCCAGCGAGGACACAAGCTCACGAGGATTGTTGCCGCTTCGGAGGACATGGGAGCTGCCATAGCCAGCGAGTACGTGAGCGCACGTAGGCACCATCGCTTTCGAGGATGCGAGAGCCATCTCAGCTTGAGAGAATGCGCATACCATCTCCAG TGTGTGCAACAAGTGTTCCTCTAA